From the genome of Streptomyces sp. NBC_01341, one region includes:
- a CDS encoding gas vesicle protein, whose translation MSHGVVPWDNPEPLSGPIGVPLVDLLDRVLATGVVISGDLVIAIADVPLVRLSLHALLSSVNERVPAPWADGGPL comes from the coding sequence ATGTCGCACGGCGTGGTGCCCTGGGACAACCCCGAACCGCTGAGCGGACCCATCGGGGTGCCACTGGTCGACCTGCTCGACCGGGTGCTGGCGACAGGCGTCGTGATCAGCGGTGACCTGGTCATCGCGATCGCGGACGTGCCGCTGGTACGGCTCTCCCTGCATGCCCTGCTCTCCTCCGTGAACGAACGCGTGCCCGCGCCGTGGGCGGACGGAGGGCCGTTGTGA